GCACCAACCAAAGACGAAATGGGAGGAACGGAATACTACAAACAAATCCACAACACAGAAGAAGGAATTGTTCCAAAGGCAAATTTGGAAGTTGAAAAAGAAATATACTCAAAAGTTTGTGAATTGGTAAATAATGGATTAATAAATGAAGCTGTGGATTGTTCCAAAGGAGGACTTGGTGTAGCAATCTCTAAATTATGTATGACTAACAATATTGGTGTAGAATTAGATTTGGGAGACTATAACACCAACGGCTTAAGAAATGATATTTTATTATTCTCAGAGAGCTCCGGTAGAATAATATTATCAGTAGATAAAAACAATGCCGATAAAGTTGTTAAAGAATTAAATGGTGCAATTATCGGAACTGTTAAAGGAAATGAGTTAAAAATAAAATTAAACGACAATGAATTAATAAATTTACCTATTGAAGAAATGAAAAATAAATATGAAAATGCCTTTTCTGAAATGATGGGAGAAAATATATAAAATTCATAATTCATATTTATTATTTTATTTAATGAAATTTCTCTATTTTTTTACTATTGGACGCATAATTATCTATTTATTTTAACTATTCGGTGTTAATATGGAACTATTAAAAAACCTAATAAGCTACCATGATGCTAAAAATATTGTATTTAATAATCTCGATAAATTAATAAATTCAAAATACAAAACAATCAGCGTTTTAAATTCATTAAATAAAATATCTTTTGAAGATATTAAAGCTCCAACAGATTTGCCCATGTTCAATAAGTCTGCAATGGACGGATATGCAATAATAGCAGAGGATACATTTGGAGCTTCGGAAAATAATCCTATTATTTTAAATTTGGTGGAAGGAGACGAAATAAGCTCGGAAGAGTGTATAAAGGTATGCACTGGAATGCCCATTCCAAAAGGTGCTAATGCCGTGGTAATGAAAGAATATTGTAATGAAGAAGATAATTTTTTAGAGGTAAGGTGGAGCTCCTATCCAAATGAAAATATTTCAAGAATTGGAGAGGATATAAAAAAAGGAGAAACAATATTAAAAAAAGGAGAAACAATCAACCCATATCACATTGCTTTATTGCTGTCATTGGGCATAAAAGATATAAAAGTAATGGATTTAAAAATTGGTTTGATATCTACGGGGGATGAATTAATAGATATTGAGGATTTAAAAGATATACAACAATTAAAAAATCAACACAAAATAGTAAATTCAAATACTCCTATGCTATCTGCACTAATTAATGAAACTGGATTAACACCAAATATTTACAAATTGGTAAAAGATAATGAGGAAGAAATAAAAAATATATTATTAAATGCACTAAATGAAAATGACATAATATTTACTACGGGAGGAACTTCTGTTGGAGATAGGGATTACACAATAAAAGTAATTAATGATTTGTGTAGTATGGAGCTCCACGGAGTGCAGATTAGACCAGGAAAACCATTTGGATTTGCAAAATATAAAACCAACGAAGGAGAGGAAAAGCTAATATTTATATTATCGGGCTATCCCGTTGCTGGTGCCGTGCAATTTGAATTATTTTTTAGAAATTATTTTAAACCACGAAAATATTTATATTTGCCATTAAATAGAAATATAGCTTCTACACTTGGTAGAACTGACATATTAAGGTTAAAATTCGTAGAAACAAACAATAACAACAAAAAATCAGCCGTAGAACCACTTAAAATAACAGGTAGCGGGGTGCTGTCTTCAATAGCAAAGGCAGATTGCTATACAATTATAGGGGAAAATATTGAAGGCTATGAAAAAGGGGAAGTTATTAAAGTATATATATTATAAATTATAACGGTCATATTATAAAAATAAATAGATATATTGAGTATATATAAATAAATATTAATAATTTTTTCTCAATCGATATTATTGTGATATAATGATTAAAAATATATTATTTTTAGTATTGGGGGTTATGATACTATTATCTCCTGTGTATGCAGATACAACTCCAAAAGTAGTTAAATCATACCTTGGAGTATATGAATACAACGGGACATACTACGACCCATTAGGCAATACATTTGACGGTGGGTCTTCGTATACTGCTCCTGATTCTGATTATAATTATGCAGTTATAGTATATGAATTAGATAATGGTCAAACGATTAGGCAGACAGTACCATTAACAGATAATCAAGGAACTACTGACCCAGCACCAACGGCGGCAGTATCCTGGACCGACCCAGATGGAAATACTTATGACCTATTTGAACAAGTTCGCGATACCAGTGTTAGAAATAATGTACGAACTAATAATCTTACTCCATTACCATATATTGCCGAAATCCCGGTGGGTTCTCAAATCGATTTAAAAATGAACGATAATTATAATGATGATAACTATGCCGATGGAGAGTGGAAATTAAATATTACGGAAAATGGAATAACATTTGAAGACGCCACCCAATATGGGGGATATTACCATAATTTATCATTTAAACTTACAGACATTGATACAAACGGAACATGGAATATCACTATGCCATATAAAAATAGAGGCCCTCCATACAGTGAATACTATAGTGGGAT
The window above is part of the Methanococcus aeolicus Nankai-3 genome. Proteins encoded here:
- a CDS encoding molybdopterin molybdotransferase MoeA, translating into MELLKNLISYHDAKNIVFNNLDKLINSKYKTISVLNSLNKISFEDIKAPTDLPMFNKSAMDGYAIIAEDTFGASENNPIILNLVEGDEISSEECIKVCTGMPIPKGANAVVMKEYCNEEDNFLEVRWSSYPNENISRIGEDIKKGETILKKGETINPYHIALLLSLGIKDIKVMDLKIGLISTGDELIDIEDLKDIQQLKNQHKIVNSNTPMLSALINETGLTPNIYKLVKDNEEEIKNILLNALNENDIIFTTGGTSVGDRDYTIKVINDLCSMELHGVQIRPGKPFGFAKYKTNEGEEKLIFILSGYPVAGAVQFELFFRNYFKPRKYLYLPLNRNIASTLGRTDILRLKFVETNNNNKKSAVEPLKITGSGVLSSIAKADCYTIIGENIEGYEKGEVIKVYIL